The Streptomyces durmitorensis genome contains the following window.
CCGCAACGACCCCATCGAAAGGCCCGCCTCCCGGGCCACGTTGCGAACCGAGGCGTGGTCCAGGCCGTCGCGCCGGACAACGCGCCATACGGCCTCGGCCAGCTCTCTTCGGCGGAGCTGAGGGTCGACCACTTTGGGCATGAGTCTTTTATAGCACGCCTGTGTTACTTTCTATGTGGCACGGTCGTGCTACATAGATCGCGGAGGCTCCCATGCAGCTCACCCGCTCCACCGACCCGAAGTCGCGCCGCGCCCGCCGTATCCCCTTGCCACGCTCACGAGCCGTATGGGCCGCTGTCCTCGGCTGGTCGGCCCTCAACGCGCTGGTCCTCGCCGCCGCCGGGGACCGGCTGCCCTTCAACTGGCCGTCGAGCACCGGGCGAACAACCACCGACCATTTACTGGAAGCCAACATCGGACTCGTCGAGGTTCTGCTTCTGATGGCCCTCGTCCGGCTGCTCACCCGCCACCGCCGGCGCCCGGACATCGCCGCCCGAGCCCCCGAGCGCACCCAGGCCCTGCGCGAGACTCTCCTGCTGCTGGCCTACGGAGCCGCCGGGCTCGCCCTCGGACACATCCTCGCCCGCTCACTCGGCTGGCACCCCTTCGGTTTCCACCTCGCGGGCACGCTCTACGGAACCCACGAGCAGGTCACCGCGGCGGAGGCTGTCACCTGGGCGCTCTACAACGTGGTCGTGTACGCCCTCCTGCCCCTGCTGTACTTCCGCCGCTACACGGCCGAACGGCTCTGTCTGCGCTCCTGTGACCGCGCGGCCGACGCCGTCCTGATCACCACCGTCCTCCTGGTCGAGTCGGCGGTGCAGTTCCTGGTGCTCAAACCCGAGATCCTCGACCTCGGCGGCCGCCAACTCCTCCTGGGCGTGCCGCTGACCTTCACGCTCTACCTCGTGGGGGCGGTGCTCCCGGCCATGATCTTCATCTACGCGATCCTGCTGCCCCGCATACTCCGTCTCACCGGCTCGACCCCGGCGACCGTGATCCTGTGCGGCCTGGCCTATGCCGTCTTCCACCTCTGGGATGCCTGGACACGGTTCGGCTCACCCGGCGACGCAGTGCTGTCGGCGGCCTTCCTGCTCCTGACCTACTTCGCCCCCGGCATGATGAAGGCGGTGCTCACCCTGCGCACCGGCAATGCCTGGGTCCACGTGTGGGCGTACCACGCCCTGGCCCCGCACACCCTGGCCGACGCCCGGCACGTGGTGCACATCTTCCGCGTCTGAGCTCGAAGGACGAGTCGGACCAGCCGTCCGGGGGATGTGCTGTGCGCATGTCGCGCGGCCCGCGGGCATCCTGTTGAACAGCTCTTTCAACTCTCCGGTAGCGTCACCCCATGAGCCATCCGCACCCCGAGCTGAAGCCTGCCCCGCCGCTGCCCAAGGGAGGCCTGCGGGTTGTCGCCCTGGGCGGCCTGGGCGAGATCGGCCGCAACATGACCGTCTTCGAGCACGCCGGCAAGCTGCTCATCGTCGACTGCGGCGTGCTGTTCCCCGAGGAGAACCAGCCCGGCGTCGACGTCATTCTTCCCGACTTCACCTCGATCCGGGACCGCCTTGACGACGTCGTGGCCGTGGTCCTCACACACGGCCACGAAGACCACATCGGCGGCGTGCCCTACCTGCTGCGCGAACGGTCCGACATCCCCGTCGTCGGGTCGAAGCTGACACTTGCCTTCCTTGAGGCCAAGCTCAAGGAACACAACATCCGGCCGCGCACGGTGCGGGTGCGGGAGGGGGACCGGCGCGGATTCGGGCCCTTCGACTGCGAATTCGTGGCGGTCAACCACTCCATCCCCGACGGGCTCGCCGTCGCCATCCGCACGGGTGCCGGGATGGTGCTCCACACCGGTGACTTCAAGATGGACCAGTTCCCGCTCGACGACCGCATCACCGACCTGCGCGCCTTCGCGCGGCTCGGCGAGGAGGGCGTAGACCTCTTCCTCACCGACTCCACCAATGCCGAGGTGCCGGGCTTCACCACATCCGAGCGCGAGCTCAACCCCGCGATCGAGCAGGTCCTGCGCACCGCGCCGCGGCGGGTCATCGTCTCCAGCTTCGCCAGCCATGTGCACCGTATCCAGCAGGTGCTCGACGCCGCCCACCAGCACGGCCGCAAGGTCGCCTTCGTGGGCCGCTCGATGGTCCGCAACATGGGCATCGCCCGCGACCTGGGCTATCTGAACGTTCCCTCGGGCCTGGTCGTCAGCATGAAGGAGTTGGAGAAGCTCCCCGACCACCGGATCACCCTGGTGTGCACCGGATCCCAGGGCGAGCCGATGGCCGCGCTGTCGCGGATGGCCAATCGCGACCATGTGATCCGCATCGGAAAGGGAGACACCGTTCTCCTCGCAAGCTCCCTGATTCCCGGCAACGAGACGGCGATCTACCGAGTGATCAACGGGCTGACCCGTTGGGGCGCGAACGTCGTCCACAAGGGCAACGCCAAGGTGCACGTCTCGGGGCACGCCAGCGCGGGTGAGCTCGTCTACTGCTACAACATCGTCAAGCCCCGCAACGTCATGCCCGTCCATGGCGAGTGGAAGCACCTGAAGGCCAACGCCGACCTCGCCATCCGTACCGGCGTCGACCCCGACCGTGTCGTCATCGCCGAGGACGGCGTCGTCGTCGACCTCGTC
Protein-coding sequences here:
- a CDS encoding ribonuclease J, with the protein product MSHPHPELKPAPPLPKGGLRVVALGGLGEIGRNMTVFEHAGKLLIVDCGVLFPEENQPGVDVILPDFTSIRDRLDDVVAVVLTHGHEDHIGGVPYLLRERSDIPVVGSKLTLAFLEAKLKEHNIRPRTVRVREGDRRGFGPFDCEFVAVNHSIPDGLAVAIRTGAGMVLHTGDFKMDQFPLDDRITDLRAFARLGEEGVDLFLTDSTNAEVPGFTTSERELNPAIEQVLRTAPRRVIVSSFASHVHRIQQVLDAAHQHGRKVAFVGRSMVRNMGIARDLGYLNVPSGLVVSMKELEKLPDHRITLVCTGSQGEPMAALSRMANRDHVIRIGKGDTVLLASSLIPGNETAIYRVINGLTRWGANVVHKGNAKVHVSGHASAGELVYCYNIVKPRNVMPVHGEWKHLKANADLAIRTGVDPDRVVIAEDGVVVDLVDGRASITGKVPAGYVYVDGMTVGGVNEASLKDRLTLAEEGVVTVVAIVDADTGALAEAPDFLARGFVHDETTFESVIPVIEKTLATAAEEGVGDAHQLEQLIARAVANWAYRTHRRRPLIIPVIIDA